The Candidatus Hydrogenedentota bacterium genome includes a window with the following:
- a CDS encoding PmoA family protein, which yields MTRKLMLTPVTLLLSLHCLAIGAAAAASDFAIQENPQGVTLTDKGKPVLVFNAAEVKPPEGVDQKFRRGCYIHPLYDLDGNVITQDFPKDHFHHRGVFWAWPNCHVGDRKLNVWELVDARPVFEKWTEKGVSGDTATFAVENGWYFDGDSTPIIREHIRFVVHPVKKKHRDIDFELTFENVAGDAVTFQGSPVDKKGYGGFCFRPDDAFKPFTFTAISGLIAEDALSCPTPWADIAWKNPKSNRTEGVAVFQHPSNPGFPHPGWIMRHYAFLGASWPQNDPYTLKPGESFTLRYRLVIHKGDATKAKLGSLFEDYQKSAKP from the coding sequence ATGACACGTAAACTTATGCTCACACCAGTGACGTTGCTGCTTAGCCTTCACTGTCTTGCTATTGGGGCGGCTGCGGCCGCTTCGGATTTCGCCATACAAGAGAACCCCCAAGGAGTTACGCTGACAGACAAAGGCAAGCCGGTCTTGGTGTTCAATGCAGCGGAGGTAAAACCGCCTGAGGGCGTGGATCAGAAGTTTCGACGAGGTTGTTACATCCACCCGCTTTACGATCTCGACGGCAATGTCATCACGCAAGACTTCCCGAAGGACCATTTCCACCATCGTGGCGTTTTCTGGGCGTGGCCCAACTGCCACGTCGGCGACCGCAAGCTCAACGTATGGGAACTGGTCGATGCTCGCCCCGTCTTTGAGAAATGGACCGAAAAGGGCGTTTCGGGCGATACGGCGACCTTCGCTGTGGAAAACGGTTGGTACTTTGACGGGGATTCGACGCCGATCATCCGCGAACATATCCGGTTTGTCGTACATCCCGTTAAGAAGAAACATCGCGATATCGACTTCGAACTGACCTTCGAGAATGTGGCCGGCGATGCCGTTACCTTCCAAGGGTCGCCCGTCGACAAAAAGGGATACGGCGGCTTCTGCTTCCGTCCCGACGACGCATTCAAACCCTTCACGTTCACAGCCATCTCGGGACTTATTGCCGAAGACGCGCTATCGTGTCCGACACCTTGGGCAGACATCGCATGGAAGAACCCCAAGAGCAATCGCACCGAAGGTGTCGCGGTCTTTCAGCACCCATCCAATCCCGGCTTTCCCCATCCAGGATGGATCATGCGCCATTACGCATTCCTCGGCGCTTCCTGGCCGCAAAACGACCCTTACACCTTGAAGCCCGGCGAATCGTTCACGCTGCGCTATCGCCTCGTCATTCACAAAGGCGACGCCACGAAAGCAAAGCTCGGTTCCCTTTTCGAAGACTACCAGAAGTCCGCCAAACCGTAG
- a CDS encoding methyltransferase domain-containing protein, protein MAAPQNVGAITPSSRHLGALVISAAKVPDASIVVEFGPGTGAITEVLVEEAKPGTTLLALEINEDFIELLKSRFPDLNVIHDSATETRKYLNDAGLPHCDAIVSGLPWTMFSEKLQDELLDAVLDSLRPGGIFATYMYLQSLVLPSGIRFRRKLRDRFTRCGITETVWRNIPPARVVWGEK, encoded by the coding sequence ATGGCGGCGCCGCAAAATGTCGGTGCCATTACGCCCAGCAGCCGCCATCTCGGGGCACTGGTGATCTCTGCGGCAAAAGTGCCGGATGCATCCATCGTCGTGGAGTTTGGCCCTGGCACCGGAGCGATTACGGAAGTCTTGGTCGAAGAAGCGAAACCAGGTACAACACTTCTCGCATTGGAGATCAATGAAGACTTCATCGAACTCCTGAAAAGCCGCTTTCCGGACCTGAACGTCATTCACGATTCCGCCACGGAAACGCGCAAGTACCTCAACGACGCGGGGCTGCCGCACTGCGACGCCATCGTCTCTGGGTTGCCCTGGACGATGTTCAGTGAGAAGCTTCAAGACGAATTGCTGGATGCGGTACTCGACTCCCTGCGACCGGGCGGTATCTTTGCCACGTACATGTACCTGCAAAGCCTGGTCCTACCCTCGGGTATCCGGTTCCGGCGTAAACTTCGCGACCGGTTTACTCGGTGCGGCATTACCGAGACCGTCTGGCGCAACATCCCCCCGGCGCGAGTCGTGTGGGGCGAAAAATAG
- a CDS encoding ABC transporter substrate-binding protein: MFIARSMGPCARVRSLCAPLLFLLAIPGCSNPVPENPAESLTYWRTLTGASGEAQDELIDQYNATAPGVHVTSEFQGSYSDLATKLLTALAGRTGPEVSQLGTFEIRQFAKSGALVDLKPYVTGQNGLDLSGWPGSLTEAGAVGNGIYWLPFNVAVPVLYFNKDAFSEAGLAESPATWDTFFEAARRLTKRDAAGNVERCGVAFWNITWPLFSMIWSEGGELTTRDYTNITLDDPVVVRLLTQIQALVREGCATLPDKASGGHRAAFLNGRAAMILDSQDAFGEVFERALPFSPGVANYPAGSKGKVYAPGGGGLVMLAAAPDTKRDAAWAFMRYMLEPKQIAYYAKRTGYLAFTTEAQENAKEMLQDSRYRIIHDALPYVRGDFSVNMSPAVRNAFDTAFHKIMLENADVESTLRAADAQAEQDIKKELTP, translated from the coding sequence ATGTTCATTGCCCGGTCCATGGGACCGTGCGCACGTGTACGTTCCCTTTGCGCGCCACTGCTGTTCTTGCTCGCCATTCCAGGCTGCAGCAATCCAGTCCCGGAAAACCCTGCCGAGTCCCTGACGTATTGGCGCACTCTCACCGGCGCATCGGGTGAAGCCCAAGACGAGCTGATCGACCAATACAACGCAACCGCTCCAGGCGTTCATGTCACCTCCGAGTTCCAAGGCAGTTACTCGGACCTTGCTACCAAATTGCTCACCGCGCTCGCAGGCCGTACAGGCCCCGAAGTGAGCCAACTCGGCACGTTCGAGATCCGCCAATTCGCCAAGTCGGGCGCATTGGTCGATCTAAAACCCTACGTAACCGGACAGAATGGACTCGACCTATCGGGCTGGCCCGGTTCGCTCACTGAGGCCGGGGCCGTCGGTAATGGCATCTATTGGCTGCCTTTCAACGTCGCGGTGCCCGTGCTCTACTTCAACAAAGACGCCTTCTCCGAAGCAGGACTCGCCGAGTCTCCCGCCACGTGGGATACCTTCTTCGAGGCGGCCCGCAGACTTACAAAACGTGACGCGGCGGGTAACGTGGAACGCTGCGGCGTTGCCTTTTGGAACATCACGTGGCCCTTGTTCTCCATGATTTGGTCCGAAGGCGGCGAGCTGACGACCCGCGACTACACCAACATCACCCTGGACGACCCCGTTGTCGTGCGCCTTCTAACGCAGATCCAGGCCCTCGTCCGCGAGGGTTGCGCCACGTTGCCCGATAAGGCAAGCGGCGGACACCGCGCTGCCTTCCTCAACGGTCGCGCCGCCATGATCCTCGACTCGCAAGACGCGTTTGGCGAAGTTTTCGAACGCGCGTTGCCTTTCTCGCCCGGTGTGGCGAACTATCCAGCAGGCTCCAAGGGGAAAGTCTACGCGCCCGGCGGGGGGGGACTCGTCATGCTCGCGGCTGCCCCCGATACAAAGCGCGATGCTGCATGGGCCTTCATGCGGTACATGCTCGAACCCAAACAGATCGCCTATTACGCAAAACGCACCGGCTACCTGGCATTCACGACGGAAGCGCAGGAAAATGCCAAGGAAATGCTCCAGGATTCGCGCTACCGAATCATCCACGACGCTCTGCCCTACGTTCGCGGCGATTTCTCAGTAAACATGTCCCCCGCCGTGCGCAACGCCTTCGATACCGCCTTCCACAAGATCATGCTCGAAAATGCCGACGTCGAATCGACCCTCCGCGCTGCCGACGCCCAAGCCGAACAAGACATCAAGAAAGAGCTCACCCCGTAG
- a CDS encoding polyprenyl synthetase family protein: protein MLQSEEMQTITTLNALYKPIQKDLDAVRGAVADLWTDALRLVDGNTAHAPQVGGKMLRPALCLLSAGAIGGGDTSRFVPLATAMELLHLAALAHDDVIDGADLRHGMRSLNAMWDNHTAVLGGDYLVARAIAIMGQYDNCSVITNAIGSVREMAEGELTNFGLGPEHFSQDACVSLARQKTASLFAVTCSTPACLIEGTPRADLHAYGLAFGVAFQLVDDLLDLSQDPATLGKPAFGDIVEGKKTVPILFMREGLDAQGIARLDSLKGKPLSESDRHWVSEMLETTGARERTEQIAREYIDEARAAIATLPNSVYRDAMLGLAEFVVVRGS from the coding sequence ATGCTACAATCCGAAGAAATGCAGACAATTACGACACTAAACGCACTTTATAAACCCATTCAGAAGGACCTGGACGCCGTTCGCGGCGCCGTGGCCGACCTGTGGACAGACGCCCTGCGTCTCGTTGACGGCAATACCGCCCATGCTCCTCAGGTCGGCGGCAAGATGCTCCGCCCTGCCCTGTGCCTGCTGTCCGCCGGGGCCATCGGCGGCGGAGACACGTCGCGTTTCGTTCCGCTGGCAACCGCGATGGAACTGTTGCACCTGGCCGCGCTGGCCCACGACGATGTCATCGACGGCGCCGACCTGCGCCACGGCATGCGCTCCCTGAATGCCATGTGGGACAATCACACCGCCGTGTTGGGAGGCGACTACCTCGTCGCCCGCGCTATTGCGATCATGGGCCAATACGACAACTGCTCCGTTATCACCAACGCCATCGGCTCCGTGCGTGAAATGGCCGAAGGCGAGCTCACCAACTTTGGCCTGGGTCCCGAGCATTTCTCCCAGGATGCCTGCGTGAGTCTCGCCCGCCAAAAGACTGCCAGCCTCTTCGCGGTCACATGCAGCACGCCAGCCTGCCTTATCGAAGGCACGCCCCGTGCCGACCTTCATGCCTACGGTCTTGCGTTTGGGGTCGCATTCCAATTGGTGGACGACCTCCTGGACTTGTCCCAAGATCCCGCAACCCTCGGCAAACCCGCCTTTGGCGACATCGTAGAAGGCAAAAAGACCGTCCCGATTCTCTTCATGCGCGAAGGCCTGGATGCACAGGGCATAGCCCGCCTCGACTCGCTCAAAGGCAAGCCGCTTTCCGAATCAGACCGTCATTGGGTGTCTGAAATGCTGGAGACAACCGGCGCGCGCGAGCGCACCGAACAAATCGCGCGCGAATACATCGATGAGGCGCGCGCGGCAATCGCCACTCTTCCCAACAGTGTGTATCGCGACGCCATGCTCGGATTGGCCGAGTTTGTAGTCGTTCGGGGGTCATAA
- a CDS encoding ankyrin repeat domain-containing protein, which produces MRNDAIPKVFDAIAAGEWPQAKALFESDPSLLEAKDGDGFTPLMFAVENGCMTVARLLVDLGANVNACDGYGDSPLYFAVRSGNKGMVQLLVQRGADVNAVNVAGWTPLHEAADDDSRAMAELLLALGADSHIRDKEGRTPLDCARANGHLSVMHLLEKRG; this is translated from the coding sequence ATGAGAAACGACGCGATCCCAAAGGTGTTCGATGCCATTGCTGCGGGAGAATGGCCTCAGGCTAAAGCGCTCTTTGAAAGCGATCCTTCGTTGCTGGAGGCCAAAGACGGCGACGGTTTCACCCCGCTGATGTTTGCTGTTGAGAACGGTTGCATGACGGTCGCACGTCTCTTGGTTGACCTCGGCGCCAACGTGAACGCGTGCGATGGATATGGCGACTCGCCCCTCTACTTTGCTGTTCGAAGCGGGAACAAGGGCATGGTTCAGCTCCTTGTCCAGCGGGGAGCGGACGTGAATGCCGTAAACGTGGCCGGGTGGACTCCCCTTCATGAGGCGGCCGACGATGATTCGCGCGCGATGGCGGAACTTCTGCTTGCGCTTGGCGCCGATTCGCATATCCGCGACAAGGAGGGCAGAACGCCGCTCGACTGTGCGCGGGCCAATGGACATCTGTCTGTGATGCATCTGTTGGAGAAGCGCGGGTGA
- a CDS encoding ThuA domain-containing protein gives MFAKSALIVRGGWDGHEPKQCSDIFVPFLKEQGYDVDVQDTVEVYADKDRMSKLSLIVQCWTMGAMTGEQERGLLDAVKSGVGIAGWHGGLCDSFRNNCEYQWMTGGQFVAHPGGVIDYTVNIVKPGDPIMEGISDFAMHSEQYYMHVDPSNDVLATTRIIGPNAPWVAGCVMPVVWKRTFGEGRVFYSALGHVAKDFEGRECLEIMKRGMLWASK, from the coding sequence ATGTTTGCCAAGTCCGCGTTAATTGTAAGGGGTGGTTGGGATGGCCACGAACCCAAACAGTGCAGCGATATCTTCGTCCCCTTCCTTAAAGAACAAGGATACGATGTCGACGTTCAAGACACCGTTGAAGTCTATGCCGACAAAGACCGCATGTCGAAGCTTAGCCTCATCGTCCAATGCTGGACTATGGGCGCCATGACCGGCGAGCAAGAACGCGGACTGCTCGATGCCGTCAAGAGCGGTGTTGGCATCGCAGGGTGGCACGGCGGTCTGTGCGATTCGTTCCGCAACAATTGCGAATACCAATGGATGACCGGCGGCCAATTCGTCGCCCATCCCGGCGGAGTCATCGATTACACCGTCAACATCGTGAAACCCGGCGACCCCATCATGGAAGGCATCTCCGATTTCGCGATGCATTCGGAGCAGTATTACATGCACGTCGACCCGTCCAACGACGTGCTGGCGACGACCCGCATCATCGGTCCCAACGCCCCGTGGGTCGCGGGATGCGTGATGCCCGTGGTTTGGAAGCGCACGTTTGGGGAGGGTCGCGTCTTCTACTCCGCGCTCGGTCACGTCGCCAAGGATTTCGAAGGCCGTGAATGTCTCGAAATCATGAAACGCGGTATGCTCTGGGCAAGCAAGTAA
- a CDS encoding Gfo/Idh/MocA family oxidoreductase, with protein MRTIKCGLVGCGNISEIYFKNSKVFESVEIVACADLMKERAEAKAAAHGIAKACTVQELLADPAIEIVINLTIPKAHAEVAFAAVEAGKSVYNEKPLTISREDGKKLLDMAKAKKVLVGCAPDTFMGAGIQTSRKLIDDGWIGEPVAATAFMMCHGHEDWHPDPDFYYQPGGGPMFDMGPYYLTALVNLIGPMRRIAGSARATFPERLITSEPKYGTVITVNTPTHIAGTIDFHNGAIGTIVTTFDVWGHHLPCIEIHGTTGSMSVPDPNSFGGVIQVKRGKKGEWKEIPYCFGYNENSRCIGVADMAYALQSGRPHRANGAMAYHVLDAMHAFLDSSASGQYVELKSTCDKPAALPLGLVHGTLDS; from the coding sequence ATGCGAACCATCAAATGCGGTCTCGTCGGATGCGGCAACATCAGCGAGATCTACTTCAAGAATAGCAAGGTCTTCGAAAGCGTCGAGATCGTCGCCTGCGCCGACCTCATGAAAGAACGCGCCGAAGCCAAAGCAGCCGCCCACGGCATCGCGAAAGCCTGCACTGTGCAGGAACTACTCGCCGATCCCGCCATAGAGATCGTCATCAATCTCACCATTCCCAAAGCCCATGCGGAAGTCGCGTTTGCCGCCGTAGAAGCAGGCAAGTCCGTCTACAACGAAAAGCCATTGACCATCTCCCGCGAAGACGGCAAGAAACTGCTCGACATGGCCAAGGCAAAGAAAGTCCTCGTCGGCTGCGCGCCCGACACCTTCATGGGCGCGGGCATCCAGACCAGCCGCAAGCTCATCGACGACGGTTGGATCGGCGAACCCGTCGCCGCCACCGCCTTCATGATGTGCCACGGCCACGAAGACTGGCACCCCGATCCCGACTTCTACTACCAGCCCGGCGGCGGCCCCATGTTCGACATGGGCCCCTACTACCTCACCGCGCTGGTCAACCTTATCGGCCCGATGCGCCGCATCGCCGGCTCGGCACGCGCCACGTTCCCCGAACGGCTCATCACCAGCGAACCCAAATACGGCACTGTGATCACCGTCAATACGCCCACGCACATCGCGGGCACCATCGACTTCCACAACGGCGCGATTGGCACGATAGTCACCACCTTCGACGTCTGGGGACACCACCTCCCCTGCATCGAGATCCACGGCACCACCGGTTCCATGTCCGTGCCCGATCCCAACAGCTTCGGCGGCGTCATCCAGGTTAAGCGCGGCAAGAAAGGCGAGTGGAAAGAGATCCCCTACTGCTTCGGCTACAACGAAAACAGCCGCTGCATCGGCGTTGCCGACATGGCCTACGCGCTCCAATCCGGCCGGCCCCACCGCGCCAACGGAGCCATGGCCTACCACGTCCTCGACGCCATGCACGCCTTCCTCGACAGCTCCGCCTCCGGTCAATACGTCGAACTCAAAAGCACCTGCGACAAACCCGCGGCCCTGCCGCTCGGCCTGGTACACGGGACTCTCGATAGCTGA
- a CDS encoding sugar ABC transporter permease translates to MNLLNRLTRAWRKNRSEWLAFIAFVAPGFLLFAVFTYWPIAYSFYLSFTNWNLLDPKPEWHGLGNYIDLPQDPAFWQVTANTFMYAISVVAVAQCCAFPIALLLNRRIKGRAVFRTLAFLPYVTTTAAAALAWVLMLHPQFGPLGSLYATLGVQGPNWLQNSSLALCALMVVGIWKEIGFASLFFLAGLQGLPGDVYEAAAIDGAGPLSRLRHITLPLMTPTAFFLMVTGFIAATKAFDVVAVMTEGGPVYPISSTYVYHLYTVAFRDLSVGYASAFATVFFIATVLVTIVQFRVAQRWVHYEN, encoded by the coding sequence ATGAATCTCCTCAATCGACTCACCCGCGCTTGGCGCAAGAACCGCTCCGAGTGGCTGGCCTTCATTGCATTTGTTGCGCCGGGCTTTCTCCTATTTGCCGTCTTCACGTACTGGCCCATCGCGTATAGCTTCTACCTCAGTTTCACCAATTGGAACCTCCTCGATCCCAAACCCGAATGGCACGGTCTCGGCAATTACATCGACTTGCCCCAAGACCCCGCCTTCTGGCAAGTAACCGCCAACACGTTCATGTACGCCATCTCCGTCGTCGCCGTCGCGCAATGCTGCGCATTCCCCATCGCCCTGCTGCTCAATCGCCGCATTAAGGGACGCGCCGTCTTCCGCACGCTCGCCTTTCTCCCCTACGTCACCACGACCGCCGCCGCGGCTCTCGCGTGGGTACTGATGCTCCACCCGCAATTCGGCCCGCTTGGATCCTTATACGCCACGCTCGGTGTCCAAGGCCCCAACTGGCTGCAGAACTCCTCGCTCGCACTGTGCGCCCTGATGGTCGTCGGCATCTGGAAAGAAATCGGCTTCGCTTCGCTGTTCTTCCTGGCCGGACTGCAAGGTCTGCCCGGCGATGTCTACGAGGCCGCCGCCATCGACGGTGCTGGTCCTCTGTCGCGCTTGCGCCACATCACCCTGCCGCTGATGACGCCAACCGCTTTCTTCTTGATGGTCACCGGCTTTATTGCGGCCACCAAAGCATTTGACGTAGTTGCCGTCATGACCGAAGGCGGACCGGTCTATCCCATTTCCAGCACCTACGTCTATCACCTCTACACCGTCGCCTTCCGCGATCTCAGCGTCGGCTATGCATCGGCATTCGCGACCGTATTCTTCATTGCGACCGTCCTAGTAACGATTGTCCAATTCCGCGTTGCCCAACGCTGGGTCCACTACGAGAACTGA
- a CDS encoding class I SAM-dependent methyltransferase — translation MSSWSHWSARYAFDRFRLSVFEWRNPDAPWLTPVAIAAIQAWLRPHHVALEYGSGRSTLWIARRVARLTSVEHDPKWHTKITVQLKEKGVANVTQILRDAQSDAYLDPILELPESSLDFALIDGLSDRRDVCAVAVLDKLKPGSMLVIDDSHRYLSYATRAPLALGPNRDPLTETWRQFDSVTQEWPRTLTSSGVTDTLMLHRPDPA, via the coding sequence GTGTCGTCCTGGTCACATTGGTCCGCGAGATACGCCTTCGACCGGTTTCGGCTTTCCGTGTTCGAGTGGCGAAACCCGGATGCGCCTTGGCTCACGCCTGTGGCCATCGCCGCGATCCAGGCTTGGCTGAGGCCGCACCACGTCGCCCTCGAATACGGGTCTGGGCGCAGCACGCTCTGGATTGCGCGACGTGTCGCGAGGCTAACCAGTGTCGAGCACGACCCGAAATGGCATACGAAGATTACAGTGCAGCTAAAGGAAAAGGGCGTCGCCAACGTCACCCAGATCCTGCGCGATGCGCAGTCCGATGCCTATTTGGATCCCATACTCGAATTACCCGAATCCTCTCTCGACTTCGCATTGATCGACGGACTCTCGGATCGCCGTGACGTCTGCGCAGTCGCGGTGCTCGACAAGCTCAAACCCGGCAGCATGCTTGTGATCGACGACAGCCATCGCTACTTATCCTACGCAACGCGTGCGCCACTCGCGCTCGGGCCAAACCGCGATCCCCTGACCGAAACGTGGCGGCAATTCGACAGTGTCACGCAAGAATGGCCTCGCACCCTGACCAGCAGCGGTGTCACGGACACTCTCATGCTCCATCGCCCTGACCCTGCCTGA
- a CDS encoding MBL fold metallo-hydrolase, translating into MEEHTPHINYVRFMGTAGSRWVVSRQLRSSAGTLLSLKGKRIYLDPGPGALVRCAMARPPIDPATLDAIIVTHGHIDHCNDVNILIDGMTAGGYKKRGALYAPQSCLEGGNSVVFNYLRSFLDTITPLAADERYTFQDIAFRTSAPHHHGVETQGVIFEVDGVECGFLVDSKYFEGLETSYAGVDVLVISVTFLEEPPHPSILHLCIDDVRRIVRGASPGKVVLTHFGLSMLEANPERVAASLADELGVEVIAATDGYLLPLDA; encoded by the coding sequence ATGGAAGAGCACACTCCCCACATCAACTACGTCCGTTTCATGGGTACTGCAGGTTCCCGCTGGGTCGTTTCTAGGCAACTTCGCTCATCGGCGGGTACGCTCCTGTCTCTGAAGGGCAAGCGCATATACCTAGATCCCGGTCCCGGCGCTTTGGTTCGCTGCGCCATGGCCAGGCCGCCTATCGACCCCGCGACACTCGATGCCATCATCGTGACCCACGGCCACATCGACCACTGCAACGATGTGAATATCCTCATCGACGGCATGACCGCCGGTGGCTACAAGAAGCGCGGGGCGCTGTACGCCCCGCAATCTTGCCTGGAAGGGGGCAATTCGGTCGTCTTCAACTACCTACGTTCATTCTTGGATACCATCACCCCGCTAGCGGCCGACGAGCGCTACACCTTTCAGGACATTGCCTTCCGGACATCCGCCCCGCACCATCACGGCGTCGAAACGCAAGGCGTCATTTTCGAGGTGGACGGCGTGGAATGCGGTTTCCTTGTCGACTCGAAGTACTTTGAAGGTCTGGAAACTTCCTACGCGGGCGTCGACGTTCTAGTCATATCCGTCACGTTTCTGGAGGAGCCCCCCCATCCCTCCATTCTCCACCTATGCATTGACGATGTACGCCGCATCGTGCGCGGTGCTTCCCCGGGCAAGGTCGTACTCACTCACTTCGGATTGTCGATGCTGGAGGCAAACCCCGAACGCGTAGCGGCGTCGCTGGCAGATGAATTGGGCGTGGAAGTCATCGCGGCTACGGACGGGTATCTGTTGCCGCTTGACGCGTGA
- a CDS encoding aminotransferase class I/II-fold pyridoxal phosphate-dependent enzyme, whose translation MSFIAERMGRIDSSGIRKVFALAATLKDPINLSIGQPDYDVDDEVKEVAIEQIRKGFNRYTQTWGIDELREEVVAYYERRFGATIENAMIVGGVSGGLFLALMATVNPGDEVIVADPYFVMYKHLTNLLGGVCKFVDTYPDFKLKAEAVERSITPKSKVLIVNSPSNPTGVTLTIDEMKELAEVAKKHNLLVITDDIYEQFMYDGAPASMAGLYENTIVLNGFSKSAGMTGWRIGYAAGPKDIINEMNTLQQYTFVCAPSFAQKAAVVSLHQDTSEKIAAYRQKRDLIADGLQRIGYTLSKPTGAFYAFPEAPGGDGDAFVKKAIENSLLIIPGSVFSERKTHFRLSFAADNRVIERGLEVLERLKREF comes from the coding sequence ATGAGTTTCATTGCCGAACGCATGGGGCGCATCGATTCGAGCGGAATCCGCAAGGTGTTTGCCCTCGCCGCAACACTGAAAGACCCCATTAATCTGAGCATTGGACAGCCCGACTACGATGTCGATGACGAGGTGAAAGAAGTCGCCATCGAACAAATCCGAAAGGGATTCAATCGCTACACCCAGACCTGGGGCATCGACGAGCTTCGCGAAGAAGTTGTCGCCTATTACGAGCGGCGCTTCGGCGCAACGATCGAAAACGCGATGATTGTCGGTGGCGTCTCGGGCGGGCTCTTCCTCGCCTTGATGGCCACGGTCAATCCCGGAGACGAGGTCATCGTCGCCGATCCCTATTTCGTCATGTACAAGCATCTGACGAACCTGCTCGGCGGCGTCTGCAAATTCGTCGATACCTACCCCGACTTCAAGCTGAAAGCCGAAGCCGTCGAGCGCTCGATTACACCCAAGTCCAAAGTACTGATTGTAAACTCGCCCTCGAATCCCACCGGCGTGACTTTGACGATTGACGAAATGAAAGAACTCGCCGAAGTCGCCAAGAAACATAACCTGCTCGTCATCACTGACGACATCTACGAACAATTCATGTACGACGGCGCCCCGGCCAGCATGGCCGGACTGTACGAAAACACGATCGTGCTGAATGGGTTCTCAAAATCAGCAGGCATGACCGGATGGCGTATCGGCTACGCGGCAGGCCCCAAAGACATCATCAACGAAATGAACACGCTACAGCAATATACGTTCGTCTGCGCGCCCTCGTTCGCGCAGAAGGCTGCCGTGGTATCGCTGCACCAAGACACCTCCGAGAAGATTGCCGCATACCGCCAGAAGCGCGACCTCATTGCGGACGGCCTGCAACGCATCGGGTATACCCTCTCGAAACCCACCGGCGCGTTCTATGCCTTCCCCGAAGCCCCCGGCGGCGACGGCGACGCCTTCGTCAAGAAGGCCATCGAAAATAGTTTGCTCATCATCCCCGGCTCGGTATTCAGCGAACGGAAGACGCACTTCCGGTTGAGTTTCGCTGCGGACAACCGCGTGATTGAACGCGGACTGGAAGTATTAGAACGCCTGAAACGAGAATTCTAG
- a CDS encoding carbohydrate ABC transporter permease yields the protein MRTALTYAALILVTGLLVFPFAWMALTSLKPLAEVTAYPPAWIPSELRWENYREAWNAAPFGRFYMNSAITGIAATSLQVAIALLMAYAFAWIRFPGKSALLILVIATMMVPDEVKLVPNFLVLRRLDWIDTYWALIIPPAAHAFPVFVLYQQFRVLPAALIDAARIDGAGHLRISLGIVTPLSKPALAAITVVALLGRWNDYLWPLVVTNRTIMRTLPIGLAYLKEAEAGRGIRWNLLMAGSIFVVIPIVILYIILQRQFVEGVTRGAVKT from the coding sequence ATGCGTACCGCATTAACATACGCGGCGCTAATACTCGTCACGGGACTACTCGTGTTTCCGTTCGCATGGATGGCCTTGACCTCCTTAAAGCCGCTTGCGGAAGTCACCGCCTATCCCCCCGCGTGGATCCCTTCCGAACTTCGGTGGGAGAATTATCGCGAGGCATGGAATGCAGCGCCCTTCGGCCGCTTCTACATGAACAGCGCGATCACCGGCATCGCCGCCACATCGCTCCAAGTCGCCATTGCGCTTCTCATGGCCTACGCGTTCGCATGGATTCGCTTCCCGGGCAAGTCCGCACTTCTCATACTCGTCATCGCCACCATGATGGTTCCCGACGAAGTCAAACTCGTCCCCAACTTCCTGGTGCTGCGCCGTCTGGATTGGATCGACACCTACTGGGCGCTCATCATTCCGCCTGCCGCCCACGCCTTCCCCGTGTTCGTGCTGTATCAACAATTCCGCGTGCTGCCCGCCGCATTGATTGACGCCGCGCGCATCGACGGCGCCGGCCATTTGCGCATCTCCCTCGGCATTGTCACCCCTCTCTCGAAACCCGCGCTCGCCGCCATCACCGTCGTCGCCCTTCTCGGCCGCTGGAACGACTACCTCTGGCCGCTGGTTGTGACGAACCGCACGATTATGCGAACATTACCGATAGGTCTGGCCTATCTGAAAGAGGCGGAAGCGGGGCGGGGGATCCGCTGGAATCTGTTGATGGCGGGATCCATTTTCGTTGTGATTCCAATCGTAATTCTTTACATTATTCTGCAGCGCCAATTCGTCGAGGGGGTCACTCGTGGGGCCGTCAAGACGTAA